From the Fulvia fulva chromosome 2, complete sequence genome, one window contains:
- a CDS encoding Elongation factor 2: MVNFTVEEIRQLMDRPKNIRNMSVIAHVDHGKSTLTDSLVQRAGIISAKNAGSARFTDTRADEQERGVTIKSTAISLYGQLIDDEDLKDLPKVDATEENHFLINLIDSPGHVDFSSEVTAALRVTDGALVVVDTIEGVCVQTETVLRQALGERIRPVVIINKVDRALLELQLSKEDLFQNFSRVIESVNVVISTYYDKALGDCQVYPDKGTIAFGSGLHGWAFTVRQFATRYSKKFGVDKVKMMERLWGDSFFNPKTKKWTKVGTHEGKDLERAFNQFCLDPIFRIFDNIMNFKKDQIPTLLEKLEIKLANDEKDLEGKQLLKVVMRKFLPAADALMEMMILHLPSPATAQRYRMETLYEGPPDDESAIGIRDCDPKGPLMLYVSKMVPTSDKGRFYAFGRVFSGTARSGLKVRIQGPNYVPGKKEDMFIKAIQRTILMMGRYTDPIEDVPAGNILGLVGIDQFLLKSGTLTTSETSHNLKVMKFSVSPVVQRSVEVKNANDLPKLVEGLKRLSKSDPCVLTYISESGEHVVAGAGELHLEICLKDLEEDHAGVPLRVSDPVVQYRETVAGDSSMTALSKSPNKHNRIYVIATPLAEEVAKDIESGKIGPRDDFKARARILADDHGWDVTDARKIWCFGPDTNGANLLVDQTKAVQYLNEIKDSVVSGFQWATKEGPVAEEPMRNVRFNIMDVTLHTDAIHRGGGQIIPTTRRVLYAATLLADPGLLEPVFLVEIQVPEQAMGGIYGVLTRRRGHVFEEAQRPGTPLFNVKAYLPVNESFGFNADLRSNTSGQAFPQSVFDHWQILPGGSVLNKECPPGKIVEDMRKRKGLKPDVPGYENYYDKL, encoded by the exons ATGGTCAACTTCAC CGTGGAGGAGATCCGCCAGCTCATGGACAGGCCCAAGAACATCCGTAACATGTCCGTCATTGCCCACGTCGACCACGGCAAGTCCACCCTTACCGACTCCCTCGTCCAGCGCGCTGGTATCATCTCAGCCAAGAACGCCGGTAGCGCGCGATTCACGGATACCAGAGCAGATGAACAAGAGCGTGGTGTCACCATCAAGTCGACTGCCATCTCTCTGTACGGTCAGCTCATCGACGACGAGGACCTCAAGGACCTCCCAAAGGTCGACGCTACCGAGGAAAACCACTTCTTGATCAACTTGATTGACTCGCCAGGTCACGTTGACTTCTCATCTGAGGTCACCGCTGCTCTCCGTGTCACTGACGGTGCTCTCGTTGTCGTCGACACCATCGAAGGTGTGTGCGTGCAGACCGAGACTGTGCTCCGTCAGGCTCTCGGTGAGCGTATTCGTCCAGTTGTCATCATCAACAAGGTCGATCGCGCTCTTCTCGAGCTTCAGCTCAGCAAGGAGGATCTGTTCCAGAACTTCTCCCGTGTCATCGAGTCCGTCAACGTCGTCATCTCGACTTACTACGACAAGGCTCTTGGTGACTGCCAGGTCTACCCAGACAAGGGCACGATCGCCTTTGGTTCCGGTCTCCACGGCTGGGCCTTCACCGTCCGCCAGTTCGCCACTCGTTACTCCAAGAAGTTCGGTGTCGACAAGGTCAAGATGATGGAGCGTCTCTGG GGTGACTCTTTCTTCAACCCAAAGACCAAGAAGTGGACCAAGGTTGGCACACACGAGGGCAAGGACCTCGAGCGTGCTTTCAACCAGTTCTGTTTGGACCCGATTTTCCGCATCTTCGACAACATCATGAACTTCAAGAAGGACCAGATCCCAACTCTCCTCGAGAAGCTTGAGATCAAGCTCGCCAACGACGAGAAGGACCTCGAGGGCAAGCAGCTCCTCAAGGTTGTCATGCGCAAGTTCTTGCCAGCCGCCGATGCCCTCATGGAGATGATGATTCTCCACCTTCCATCTCCAGCGACTGCCCAGAGATACCGTATGGAGACTCTTTACGAGGGTCCACCAGATGACGAGTCTGCCATTGGTATCCGGGACTGCGACCCCAAGGGACCTCTCATGCTTTACGTCTCCAAGATGGTGCCGACCTCTGATAAGGGTCGTTTCTACGCTTTCGGTCGTGTCTTCTCTGGTACTGCCCGCTCTGGTCTCAAGGTCCGCATCCAGGGACCAAACTACGTTCCAGGCAAGAAGGAGGACATGTTCATCAAGGCCATCCAGCGTACCATTCTCATGATGGGTCGTTACACTGACCCAATTGAGGATGTGCCAGCCGGTAACATTCTTGGTCTTGTCGGTATCGACCAGTTCTTGCTCAAGTCTGGTACCCTTACCACCTCCGAGACTTCGCACAACCTGAAGGTCATGAAGTTCTCCGTGTCTCCTGTCGTGCAGCGATCCGTCGAGGTCAAGAACGCCAACGATCTTCCAAAGCTTGTCGAAGGTCTCAAGCGTCTGTCCAAGTCGGATCCTTGCGTCCTTACCTACATCTCCGAGTCCGGTGAGCACGTCGTTGCTGGTGCCGGTGAGCTCCATCTCGAGATCTGCTTGAAGGATCTTGAGGAGGACCACGCTGGCGTGCCACTCCGCGTCTCCGACCCAGTCGTCCAGTACCGTGAGACTGTCGCTGGCGACTCGAGCATGACTGCGCTCTCCAAGTCGCCAAACAAGCACAACCGTATCTACGTTATCGCGACTCCTCTCGCTGAGGAGGTTGCCAAGGACATTGAGTCCGGCAAGATCGGTCCCCGTGACGATTTCAAGGCTCGCGCCCGTATCCTTGCCGACGACCACGGTTGGGATGTCACTGACGCACGTAAGATCTGGTGTTTCGGCCCAGACACCAACGGCGCCAACTTGCTCGTCGACCAGACCAAGGCCGTGCAGTACCTCAACGAAATCAAGGATTCCGTTGTCTCTGGTTTCCAGTGGGCAACCAAGGAAGGTCCAGTCGCCGAGGAGCCAATGCGAAACGTGCGCTTCAACATCATGGATGTCACCCTCCACACCGATGCCATTCACCGTGGTGGTGGTCAGATCATCCCAACGACCCGTCGTGTGCTCTACGCCGCCACTCTTCTGGCCGACCCAGGTCTTCTCGAGCCAGTCTTCTTGGTCGAGATCCAGGTTCCAGAGCAGGCTATGGGTGGTATCTACGGTGTGCTCACCCGCCGAAGAGGTCACGTTTTCGAGGAGGCACAGCGTCCAGGTACCCCACTCTTCAACGTCAAGGCATACCTCCCTGTCAACGAGTCCTTCGGTTTCAACGCAGATCTCCGCTCCAACACATCCGGACAGGCTTTCCCACAGTCAGTGTTCGACCACTGGCAGATCCTCCCAGGTGGCTCCGTCCTCAACAAGGAATGTCCACCAGGAAAGATTGTCGAGGATATGCGCAAGCGCAAGGGTCTCAAGCCAGATGTTCCAGGCTACGAGAACTACTACGACAAGTTGTAA
- a CDS encoding CTD kinase subunit beta, protein MVYVPWQDLGICKFYAMHKTTCDFVESCKWAHPREEELKRVWDHYAGLEFASNGARPPPPPPPPPVDAPGFWPKPLPAVTRYDLPPRPPPRPHLQDDLPARPARTSPMMHPDRAHLNQMDGANEELPPRPRMTLTPASSYRREISDEVQPSRYGMMRMEGAHDGVSPRPDGPPPIMREHSRHSFEQNDHIASTRPNSSGRATHWNMERPPYGPHGFPPDPEALHQREQWPGESVWHSHEDLDHHHERFRREQAHTEYGFDPLRSRNPFINGSRAYTFVWGDPLCVRCGMMGHLPRQCKEEELSHMEQDLLYKIVKREQGRSKDELDRKTRQPTASVGSIRGTPMPGERGSRDASMFDARPSPRDVGTGARPAYGRRSEYRKQFKMKQQEQRQPSPQVDAAMPQQEGTHDRHEMTRRRLKQKHDAVAQRSDGEVEVEVEAEDPTPGAPRTFTSSGRKPERELESAATATASTTPRHLTTRSIEAFVPFGSKATPTMGATKRMSNGEAKVTGPHPSTIRVSAPYITQSAVEKRLQPAGLDAQERSIQEAREDSVRLQGVTWLDQVRRALQLPVKTFTTACVYYHKFRLAHHTLEYAWADAAAASLLTSCKNEDTLKKSRDILAAAYNLKQTSGHEQVGADDAIFEGPSRVVIGLERLVLESGGFDFRSRSPHHTLVKVSKSLPQSEDLKATSQLAWTILTDLHRTFAVLKQTSATLALASLELAAHFLATTSDNNTCPVRDDLQLLNLDKWHTTREEVMETLLDALDLYTHHTTSTILGTRYSLDEFLRIRLALNKECSESSLPRFTVVQPPPSPDNVNGTSSSTLRVSNGHPTPVSPPQGGTQAPQPTNGNGPNLPPTPEGGGTLRFMLDPVRATDERTQVNSYYTEEWEEYEEEIEVPLPRARSRSRDRERRRDNPDRPERDRVGGRPPRDYDDRRGTRDSPRAPAIDRAIERDRERTRTSDRDRDRGDRRYDDRDRDSRRFDDRRDRDRYRDRRDYDDRSRRDDRR, encoded by the exons ATGGTCTACGTACCATGGCAAGACTTGGGCATCTGCAAATTCTACGCGATGCACAAGACGACATGCGACTTCGTCGAGTCCTGCAAATGGGCGCATCCACGCGAGGAAGAGCTCAAACGAGTGTGGGATCATTATGCCGGCCTCGAGTTCGCATCGAATGGTGCACGACCTCCACCTCCTCCGCCACCTCCGCCTGTTGATGCGCCAGGATTCTGGCCGAAGCCGCTGCCTGCTGTCACTAGATACGATTTACCACCAAGGCCGCCGCCACGGCCGCATCTTCAGGACGACTTGCCAGCACGGCCTGCACGTACGTCGCCGATGATGCACCCTGACCGCGCGCATCTCAATCAGATGGATGGTGCGAATGAGGAACTGCCACCGAGGCCGAGAATGACTTTGACGCCGGCGTCATCGTATCGTAGGGAGATCAGTGATGAGGTGCAGCCGAGTCGATATGGGATGATGCGGATGGAAGGAGCGCATGATGGAGTGTCGCCGAGACCGGATGGGCCGCCACCTATTATGCGTGAACACTCGAGGCACTCGTTCGAGCAGAATGATCACATCGCTAGCACCAGGCCGAATTCCAGTGGTAGAGCCACTCACTGGAACATGGAGAGGCCTCCATACGGTCCTCATGGCTTCCCACCTGATCCCGAAGCGCTTCACCAGCGCGAACAATGGCCAGGCGAATCCGTTTGGCACAGCCATGAAGACCTCGACCACCACCATGAACGCTTTCGCCGTGAACAAGCACACACAGAGTATGGCTTCGACCCTCTACGCTCCCGTAACCCTTTCATCAACGGCTCGCGGGCATACACGTTCGTCTGGGGAGATCCACTCTGTGTCCGCTGCGGCATGATGGGACATCTACCACGTCAGTGCAAGGAAGAGGAGCTGAGCCACATGGAGCAAGACCTCTTGTACAAGATTGTGAAGAGGGAGCAGGGCAGGAGTAAGGACGAGCTGGACAGGAAGACTAGGCAGCCTACCGCCAGTGTTGGGAGCATTAGAGGCACGCCGATGCCTGGCGAGCGAGGAAGTCGTGATGCATCAATGTTTGATGCGCGGCCGTCGCCGAGGGATGTTGGTACAGGAGCGCGTCCAGCATATGGCCGACGATCGGAGTACCGGAAGCAGTTCAAGATGAAGCAGCAGGAGCAGCGTCAGCCGTCACCTCAAGTCGATGCAGCGATGCCGCAGCAGGAGGGCACACATGACCGGCACGAGATGACCAGAAGACGTTTGAAGCAGAAACACGATGCTGTTGCACAGCGATCGGATGGTGAAGTGGAAGTGGAAGTGGAAGCTGAAGATCCAACACCGGGGGCTCCTCGGACTTTCACGTCAAGCGGACGCAAGCCCGAACGCGAGCTTGAGAGCGCAGCGACAGCGACCGCTTCGACGACACCACGGCATCTCACGACACGATCGATCGAGGCATTTGTGCCATTCGGCTCGAAAGCGACGCCTACCATGGGCGCGACCAAGCGAATGTCGAACGGCGAAGCGAAAGTGACCGGGCCGCATCCTTCAACAATTCGAGTATCGGCGCCGTACATCACGCAGAGTGCCGTGGAGAAGAGGCTGCAGCCTGCGGGACTCGATGCGCAAGAGAGGAGTATACAAGAGGCGAGGGAGGATAGTGTCAGGCTGCAGGGTGTGACTTGGTTG GACCAGGTTCGCAGAGCCCTACAACTACCCGTCAAGACTTTCACAACGGCTTGTGTGTACTACCACAAGTTCCGGCTGGCACATCATACACTGGAGTATGCATGGGCAGACGCTGCAGCGGCAAGTCTGCTGACCAGCTGCAAGAACGAGGACACCCTCAAGAAGAGCAGAGACATCCTTGCTGCCGCGTACAATCTTAAGCAGACTTCTGGGCATGAGCAGGTGGGAGCGGACGATGCCATCTTTGAAGGTCCCAGTAGGGTCGTGATCGGTCTGGAGCGCCTGGTGTTGGAGAGCGGTGGATTCGACTTCAGGAGCCGGTCGCCGCATCACACTCTGGTCAAAGTCAGCAAGAGCCTGCCACAGAGCGAGGATCTGAAGGCCACGTCGCAGCTGGCATGGACCATTCTTACCGATTTGCACCGAACCTTTGCAGTCCTGAAGCAGACCAGTGCCACTCTCGCCTTGGCCAGCCTGGAGTTGGCCGCGCACTTCCTCGCTACCACATCTGACAACAACACGTGCCCTGTGCGGGATGACCTCCAGCTGCTCAACCTCGACAAGTGGCACACTACCCGCGAAGAAGTCATGGAGACGCTTCTCGACGCGCTGGATCTGTATACCCACCACACAACTTCGACCATCTTGGGGACTAGGTATTCCCTCGACGAGTTCCTTCGCATCCGTCTTGCCCTTAACAAGGAGTGCTCGGAGTCCAGTCTGCCTCGATTCACAGTCGTACAGCCTCCCCCATCACCTGACAACGTCAACGGCACCAGCAGTAGCACTCTCCGCGTCAGCAACGGACACCCGACCCCTGTGTCACCACCACAAGGCGGCACACAGGCACCGCAGCCCACGAACGGCAATGGGCCAAATCTACCACCAACACCAGAAGGTGGAGGCACCTTACGCTTCATGCTTGATCCAGTAAGAGCGACCGACGAAAGAACACAAGTCAACAGCTACTACACGGAAGAGTGGGAGGAATACGAAGAAGAGATTGAAGTGCCCTTGCCACGAGCTCGTTCACGATCGCGCGATAGGGAACGCCGGCGGGACAATCCAGACCGCCCAGAGCGAGATCGGGTCGGAGGGCGGCCGCCACGAGACTACGACGATCGACGCGGTACGCGAGACAGTCCGCGAGCGCCCGCAATTGATCGAGCTATCGAGCGAGACCGCGAGCGCACGAGAACGAGTGATCGAGATAGGGATCGAGGAGATAGGAGGTATGATGATAGGGATAGGGATTCTCGGCGGTTTGACGATCGGAGGGATAGGGACCGGTATCGTGACAGGCGCGATTATGATGATCGGAGCCGTCGAGATGATAGAAGGTGA